One window from the genome of Eucalyptus grandis isolate ANBG69807.140 chromosome 7, ASM1654582v1, whole genome shotgun sequence encodes:
- the LOC104452637 gene encoding LOW QUALITY PROTEIN: glucan endo-1,3-beta-glucosidase 7 (The sequence of the model RefSeq protein was modified relative to this genomic sequence to represent the inferred CDS: inserted 4 bases in 3 codons) — translation MAASFLSNPSSLSFLLLLLLLHASRLAFSQSFVGVNYGQVADNLPPPESTAKLLQSTTIGKVRLYGADPAIIKALANTGIGIVIGAANGDIPSLAADPNAAGQWVGANILPFYPASKITLVTVGNEVFMSNDENLMSQLLPAMQNMQRAITAAGLGGKVKVSSVHAMSLLSQSDPPSSGRFHPSFEARMRXVLQFQRENGSPLPINPYPFFAYQSDPRPETLAFCLFQPNAGRVDSGTGIKYMNMFDAQVDAVYSALKALGYKDIEIMVAETGWPYNGDSNEVGTSVENAKAYNGNLIAHLRSLVGTPLMPGKSVDTYXFALYDEDLKPGPTSERSFGMYKPDLTMTYDIGLAKSSQTPASPKAPVTPTPVTPTPKPTGPGWCVPKSGVSDAQLQASLDYACSNNIDCSPIQPGGACFDPNTIASHAAFAMNLYYQTLGRNPWNCDFSQTATLXTNNPSYNGCVYPGGST, via the exons ATGGCGGCTTCCTTCCTCTCCaatccctcctccctctccttcctcctcctcctcctcctcctccacgcTTCTCGCCTCGCCT TTTCGCAGTCCTTCGTCGGAGTGAACTATGGGCAGGTGGCCGACAACCTCCCGCCGCCGGAGTCCACGGCGAAGCTCCTGCAGTCGACGACGATCGGGAAGGTCAGGCTGTACGGCGCGGATCCGGCGATAATCAAGGCGCTGGCGAACACGGGCATCGGGATCGTGATCGGCGCGGCCAACGGCGACATCCCCTCGCTGGCCGCCGATCCCAACGCGGCCGGCCAGTGGGTCGGCGCCAACATCCTCCCCTTCTATCCCGCCAGCAAGATCACCCTCGTCACGGTGGGCAATGAG GTGTTCATGTCCAACGACGAGAATTTGATGTCGCAGCTCCTGCCGGCGATGCAGAACATGCAGAGGGCCATCACCGCCGCCGGGCTGGGCGGCAAGGTGAAGGTGTCGTCGGTGCACGCCATGTCGCTGCTGAGCCAGTCCGACCCGCCGTCGTCGGGCCGGTTCCACCCCTCGTTCGAGGCCCGGATGA ACGTGCTGCAGTTCCAGCGGGAGAACGGCTCGCCCCTGCCCATCAACCCGTACCCGTTCTTCGCGTACCAGAGCGACCCGAGGCCCGAGACGCTGGCGTTCTGCCTGTTCCAGCCCAACGCCGGGCGGGTCGACTCCGGGACCGGGATCAAGTACATGAACATGTTCGACGCTCAG GTTGATGCTGTTTACTCTGCCCTAAAGGCTTTGGGTTACAAGGACATTGAAATCATGGTTGCAGAGACGGGGTGGCCGTACAATGGCGACAGCAATGAAGTCGGGACTAGCGTAGAGAATGCTAAGGCTTACAATGGCAATTTGATCGCTCACCTTAGATCTTTGGTTGGCACTCCACTGATGCCTGGGAAGTCCGTGGACACAT ATTTCGCACTCTATGACGAGGATTTGAAACCAGGGCCTACTTCTGAACGATCGTTTGGAATGTACAAGCCTGATCTGACCATGACTTATGACATTGGTCTTGCGAAGAGTAGCCAG ACCCCAGCTTCTCCAAAAGCTCCAGTGACTCCGACCCCAGTGACTCCGACCCCAAAACCAACAGGACCGGGCTGGTGTGTTCCCAAATCTGGCGTTTCCGATGCTCAATTGCAAGCAAGTCTCGACTATGCTTGCAGCAATAACATCGATTGCAGTCCGATCCAACCTGGCGGTGCTTGCTTTGATCCGAACACCATAGCGTCGCATGCAGCTTTTGCCATGAACCTCTACTACCAAACATTAGGCAGGAACCCTTGGAACTGCGATTTCTCTCAAACAGCAACGCT GACGAACAATCCCA GTTACAATGGCTGTGTTTACCCTGGTGGGAGCACCTGA